In one window of Hevea brasiliensis isolate MT/VB/25A 57/8 chromosome 10, ASM3005281v1, whole genome shotgun sequence DNA:
- the LOC110631712 gene encoding (+)-neomenthol dehydrogenase — translation MEGTNNRLAGQRCAVVTGANKGIGLQICHQLAVNGVLVVLTARDEKKGLQAARKLQEHGLSDVVFHRLDVIDPASIASLAKFIQIKFGKLDILVNNAGVGGLFVDRKLLEAFKVRGGALTDENAHQLEGIIQQNYEMTEECLKTNYYGTVLVTEALLPLLELSQSARIVNLSSFYGQMKFINNEKVKMQLENDESLTMEKLDEIVQWFLSDFKGGKLLENGWPLTVSAYKISKAAINAYTRLLARKFPRFRVNCVHPGLVKTDMTGNTGSLTPEEGARAPVMLALLPDSGPSGLYFSEMDVSSF, via the exons ATGGAAGGCACTAACAACAGATTAGCAGGACAAAG GTGTGCTGTTGTTACTGGCGCTAACAAAGGAATTGGACTACAAATATGTCATCAATTAGCAGTAAATGGAGTTTTAGTTGTGTTAACAGCTAGAGATGAGAAGAAGGGTTTACAAGCTGCTAGAAAACTTCAAGAACATGGATTATCTGATGTGGTTTTTCATCGACTTGATGTTATTGATCCAGCTAGTATTGCTTCACTGGCAAAGTTCATTCAAATCAAGTTTGGCAAACTTGATATCCTG GTAAATAATGCAGGTGTTGGTGGACTCTTCGTAGACCGGAAACTTTTAGAAGCCTTCAAAGTTAGGGGTGGTGCA TTAACCGACGAGAATGCACACCAGTTAGAAGGAATTATTCAGCAGAATTATGAGATGACAGAAGAATGTTTGAAAACCAACTACTATGGAACCGTACTAGTAACTGAAGCACTTCTTCCACTTCTGGAACTCTCTCAGTCTGCAAGAATAGTGAATCTTTCTTCCTTTTATGGACAAATGAAG TTTATCAACAATGAGAAGGTTAAAATGCAGCTAGAAAACGATGAGAGCCTAACAATGGAAAAACTAGACGAGATTGTGCAATGGTTTTTAAGTGATTTCAAGGGGGGAAAGTTGTTGGAAAATGGCTGGCCTCTAACTGTATCTGCCTACAAAATATCCAAAGCTGCCATAAATGCCTATACTAGACTCTTAGCAAGAAAGTTCCCCAGATTCCGAGTAAATTGTGTCCATCCAGGGTTGGTGAAAACAGACATGACAGGAAACACTGGAAGCTTGACTCCTGAAGAAGGTGCAAGAGCTCCGGTTATGCTGGCTTTGCTCCCTGACAGCGGTCCTTCAGGTCTCTACTTCTCTGAGATGGATGTATCCAGCTTTTGA